In Exiguobacterium sibiricum 7-3, a genomic segment contains:
- the perR gene encoding peroxide-responsive transcriptional repressor PerR, with the protein MLDDAVRSLRESGVRMTPQRHAILEYLTTGHTHPTADEIYRALEHRFPNMSVATVYNNLRVFREKGIVEEMNYGDASSRFDFVTTRHYHMICEGCGKIVDFNYPVLDDVETVAAHLTGFKVDRHRLEVYGTCPECQSNVH; encoded by the coding sequence ATGCTAGATGATGCAGTACGCTCTTTACGTGAATCAGGCGTTCGGATGACACCACAACGTCATGCGATTTTGGAATATTTAACGACGGGACATACCCATCCGACGGCAGATGAAATTTATCGTGCGCTCGAACATCGTTTTCCAAATATGAGTGTGGCGACAGTTTATAATAATCTACGGGTTTTCCGAGAAAAAGGAATCGTAGAAGAGATGAATTATGGGGATGCTTCAAGTCGTTTTGATTTCGTTACGACGCGTCATTACCATATGATTTGCGAAGGATGCGGGAAAATCGTTGACTTCAATTATCCTGTCTTAGATGACGTCGAGACAGTTGCGGCGCATTTAACAGGATTTAAAGTAGACCGTCATCGTCTTGAGGTTTATGGGACTTGTCCCGAATGTCAATCAAACGTGCATTAA
- the queG gene encoding tRNA epoxyqueuosine(34) reductase QueG: protein MQWELLKKELQMYAKEIGIDEFRITTADPFLVMKQRLIQQQEKGYASGFEEPDLERRTTPTLLLDDAVSIIAIAVAYPSKLKDAPRGKEGERRGIFGRSSWGLDYHQALKQRLTLLEEKIQELNPGARSRSMVDTGELVDRAVAERAGIGFSGKNCSIISEEHGSYLYLGELITDCYLPPDEPVEELCGSCNKCLDACPTDALIEPGVIDAKRCISFITQTKTLIPEHFRYALGNRLYGCDTCQQVCPYNRKKHATQHSELQPDPEQVKPLLIPLLSLSNREFKTRFGSLSGAWRGKKPIQRNAVCALVHYQDRTALEALRVMAETDQREDMRALAIWAIGRIAGQEAEVYIQGRLLTDLAEDVQVEGNRLLEEWGSGHAV from the coding sequence ATGCAGTGGGAATTGTTGAAAAAAGAATTGCAGATGTATGCCAAAGAGATTGGTATTGATGAATTCCGTATTACGACAGCTGATCCTTTTTTAGTGATGAAACAGCGTCTCATTCAACAACAAGAAAAAGGGTATGCTTCTGGATTTGAAGAGCCTGATCTTGAACGGCGGACGACACCAACGCTGTTGCTGGATGATGCCGTCTCCATTATCGCAATCGCCGTCGCTTATCCAAGTAAGCTCAAAGATGCTCCGCGTGGAAAAGAAGGAGAACGGCGCGGGATTTTTGGACGTTCTTCTTGGGGACTGGACTACCATCAGGCTCTGAAGCAGCGATTGACATTGCTGGAAGAAAAAATTCAAGAGCTGAACCCGGGAGCCCGATCGCGTTCGATGGTCGATACGGGAGAACTGGTCGATCGTGCGGTCGCCGAACGAGCCGGTATTGGATTCAGCGGAAAAAACTGTTCCATCATCAGTGAAGAGCACGGTTCTTATCTATATCTCGGTGAACTGATCACGGATTGTTATCTTCCGCCGGACGAACCTGTAGAAGAACTGTGTGGTTCGTGCAATAAATGTCTCGATGCTTGTCCGACGGATGCACTGATTGAACCTGGTGTCATCGATGCAAAACGGTGTATCTCCTTCATCACACAAACGAAGACACTGATTCCTGAACACTTCCGATATGCTTTAGGAAATCGGTTATACGGTTGCGATACCTGTCAGCAAGTCTGTCCATACAACCGGAAAAAACATGCGACACAACACAGCGAACTGCAACCTGATCCGGAACAGGTCAAACCGTTACTGATTCCGTTGCTCTCCCTTAGTAATCGTGAATTTAAAACACGGTTTGGTTCATTATCGGGTGCATGGCGCGGAAAAAAACCAATTCAACGTAATGCCGTCTGTGCGCTCGTTCATTATCAAGACCGGACGGCACTCGAGGCTTTACGAGTAATGGCTGAAACCGATCAGCGAGAAGATATGCGAGCCCTTGCCATCTGGGCAATCGGTCGGATTGCCGGTCAAGAAGCGGAAGTCTATATCCAAGGGCGGCTGTTGACTGATTTAGCGGAAGATGTTCAAGTGGAAGGGAATCGTTTGCTTGAGGAATGGGGGAGCGGGCATGCCGTATAA
- a CDS encoding DUF2614 family zinc ribbon-containing protein, which produces MKKQRKNKINRARNLAMFLVFGGMLVMYGGLLLKQFEIIMVILMLVGFVMVLASTALYFLIGLTSTKAAVVTCPNCGKETKVLGRVDLCMHCDEPLTMDRNLEGKEFDEKYNKHSKRAPR; this is translated from the coding sequence GTGAAAAAACAACGTAAGAATAAAATAAACCGTGCCCGTAACTTAGCAATGTTCCTTGTGTTTGGTGGAATGCTTGTCATGTACGGCGGTCTTTTGTTAAAACAATTCGAAATCATCATGGTCATCCTCATGCTCGTCGGGTTTGTCATGGTCCTCGCCAGTACGGCGCTTTATTTCTTGATCGGACTCACTTCGACGAAAGCGGCCGTCGTCACCTGCCCAAACTGCGGCAAAGAAACGAAAGTCCTCGGGCGAGTTGATTTATGTATGCACTGTGACGAGCCTTTGACGATGGATCGTAACCTTGAAGGAAAAGAATTTGATGAAAAATACAATAAACACAGTAAACGAGCTCCCCGCTAA
- the glgA gene encoding glycogen synthase GlgA yields MKVWFAATEATPFIKTGGLADVVGSLPLALAEEGAEVSVILPNYGQIKEQYKQEMEFLFDFIVPVGWRQQFGAVLRLKQDGVTFYFIDNEYYFKRDGVIYGHYDDAERFAYFSRAVLEMIQRVDAEEVPDVIHCHDWQTGVLPAFLRIHYQHLNRYQEIKTVFTIHNLQYQGVFPEEVLGDLLGLSHEHFTADGIAHNGLVNYMKAGLVHANQITTVSPSYRDEIMDPYYGETLEPVLQHRAVDVRGILNGIDYRQFSPDTDEYLVENYDVQTAEAGKAANKAALQQELGLPVDPDVPLFGFVSRLVDQKGIDLLAHILPDLFELDAQFIILGSGEAEYEGLFQHASTIRPDKVASYIGFDVGLAQRIYAGSDAFLMPSRFEPCGLSQLISMKYGSLPVVRETGGLRDTVQPFNQFTLEGNGFSFSNYNAQEFLDAIKRTIETYHDKPVFKHLIETAMQEDFSWIRSADEYLALYRLIAPSVD; encoded by the coding sequence ATGAAGGTATGGTTTGCTGCCACAGAAGCGACACCATTCATCAAGACAGGGGGGCTAGCTGACGTCGTCGGCTCGCTCCCTTTAGCGCTTGCTGAAGAGGGTGCGGAAGTTTCGGTTATTTTACCGAACTACGGTCAAATTAAAGAACAATACAAACAGGAGATGGAATTTTTATTTGATTTCATCGTCCCGGTCGGATGGCGTCAGCAATTTGGAGCAGTCTTGCGTCTAAAACAAGACGGTGTGACGTTTTATTTCATCGACAATGAATACTACTTCAAGCGCGATGGCGTAATTTATGGTCATTATGACGATGCGGAGCGTTTTGCGTACTTCTCAAGAGCGGTCCTTGAAATGATTCAGCGTGTTGATGCAGAGGAAGTACCGGATGTTATCCATTGTCATGATTGGCAAACCGGCGTCTTACCGGCTTTCTTACGGATTCATTATCAGCATCTCAACCGTTATCAGGAAATCAAAACGGTCTTTACAATCCATAACCTGCAATATCAAGGTGTATTCCCGGAAGAAGTACTAGGTGATCTGCTTGGTCTCAGTCACGAACACTTCACAGCAGACGGAATTGCCCATAACGGACTCGTCAACTATATGAAGGCTGGTCTTGTCCATGCCAATCAAATTACGACTGTCAGCCCGTCTTACCGGGATGAAATCATGGATCCATACTATGGGGAAACACTAGAACCAGTCTTGCAACACCGTGCCGTCGACGTCCGCGGAATTTTGAACGGAATCGATTACAGACAGTTCAGTCCGGACACAGACGAATATTTAGTGGAAAACTACGATGTTCAGACTGCTGAAGCAGGCAAAGCAGCCAACAAGGCCGCCTTACAACAGGAACTTGGACTACCGGTCGATCCGGATGTTCCGTTATTTGGCTTCGTCTCGCGTCTTGTCGATCAAAAAGGAATCGATTTGCTCGCCCATATCCTGCCTGACCTGTTTGAACTCGATGCGCAGTTCATCATTCTTGGTTCAGGGGAAGCGGAGTATGAAGGATTGTTCCAACATGCGTCAACGATTCGCCCCGACAAGGTAGCTTCATACATCGGTTTTGATGTCGGACTCGCCCAACGTATTTATGCCGGCAGTGATGCGTTCTTGATGCCGTCACGTTTCGAACCATGTGGTCTCAGTCAATTGATTTCGATGAAGTACGGTTCGTTGCCTGTCGTTCGAGAAACCGGCGGCTTGCGCGATACTGTCCAACCATTTAATCAGTTCACTTTAGAGGGAAATGGCTTCTCGTTCTCGAATTATAATGCGCAAGAGTTCCTTGATGCAATCAAACGGACGATCGAGACGTATCATGATAAACCTGTATTCAAACATCTGATCGAGACAGCGATGCAAGAAGACTTTAGCTGGATTCGATCTGCTGATGAATATTTGGCGCTCTATCGTTTAATCGCACCGTCTGTTGACTAA
- a CDS encoding nucleotidyltransferase-like protein → MEQATRTIYSEYAAYPETQGIISVEKRQPRDSLTDQFDVLLLVITRDSSIEWTVKHYRLDTLRVSLHLVHEQVLSRWLILNANRRAVHWVSEGTIIFERNDYLTDLKKQLLNFPETERCLQMSLSFAKLLRRFQDGRNLFSRGNYYDAYTHVHHALHHLARLSVLEKGAHPEVVVWEQARLDDPDVYKLYEQLLLSEETLEQRIHLALIGLEHLLQSKVLSGGRYLFEVMREHDYPWTMQELMEESRLAELKVDLGSLIDFFIRKGLVRISYQHTKGLGVELVTYEPVV, encoded by the coding sequence ATGGAACAAGCAACACGAACGATCTATTCAGAATATGCAGCTTATCCGGAGACGCAAGGAATCATCTCCGTTGAGAAAAGGCAACCGAGAGACTCTTTGACCGATCAATTTGATGTTTTACTTTTAGTGATTACCCGAGACTCTTCTATCGAATGGACAGTGAAACACTATCGTTTGGATACATTGCGGGTTTCATTACATCTTGTGCATGAACAAGTTCTTTCCCGCTGGTTGATTTTAAATGCGAATCGCCGTGCTGTCCATTGGGTGTCGGAAGGGACCATCATTTTTGAGCGAAATGACTATTTAACGGATTTGAAAAAACAACTGCTCAATTTCCCGGAAACGGAACGATGTTTACAAATGTCGCTGTCATTCGCAAAATTATTGCGTCGTTTTCAGGACGGAAGGAATCTGTTCAGTCGCGGAAATTATTATGATGCCTATACGCACGTTCATCATGCGCTACATCATTTGGCCCGGTTGTCCGTATTGGAAAAGGGAGCGCATCCGGAAGTTGTCGTTTGGGAACAGGCACGACTGGACGATCCGGATGTCTATAAATTATATGAACAACTCTTGTTAAGTGAAGAAACATTAGAACAACGGATTCATTTAGCGCTGATCGGACTAGAACATTTATTGCAATCGAAAGTGTTGTCCGGTGGCAGATACTTATTCGAAGTCATGCGAGAACACGATTATCCTTGGACGATGCAAGAGTTGATGGAAGAAAGCCGTTTGGCAGAATTGAAGGTTGATTTAGGCAGTTTGATTGATTTCTTCATTCGGAAAGGGTTGGTCCGGATTTCGTACCAACACACAAAAGGACTTGGTGTTGAACTCGTGACATATGAACCGGTCGTTTGA
- a CDS encoding methylated-DNA--[protein]-cysteine S-methyltransferase, with protein MPYKKLTYTFGELVIGWEEEEVVYLDFGHDMNRLKQHLDEAAYYEAPLPGFLADALNAYEQGQPEALNTIPCRLEVTAFQQRVLEALKLIPFGQTASYGQLARMIGSDKAARAVGGALNRNPIALIYPCHRIIGTTGKMTGFASGIAHKEALLAHELGEKN; from the coding sequence ATGCCGTATAAAAAACTGACATATACGTTTGGCGAGCTGGTCATCGGGTGGGAAGAAGAGGAAGTCGTCTATCTCGATTTTGGACATGACATGAATCGTCTGAAGCAACATCTTGATGAAGCTGCTTATTATGAGGCACCGTTGCCCGGTTTTCTAGCCGACGCGCTTAACGCATATGAACAAGGACAGCCGGAAGCATTGAATACCATTCCTTGCCGGCTGGAGGTTACTGCTTTCCAGCAACGTGTCTTGGAAGCGTTAAAATTGATACCGTTCGGACAGACAGCGAGTTATGGACAACTTGCACGAATGATTGGTTCCGACAAGGCGGCACGTGCAGTCGGTGGCGCCTTGAATCGGAATCCCATCGCTTTGATTTATCCATGTCACCGGATTATTGGGACAACCGGTAAAATGACGGGTTTTGCCAGCGGCATTGCCCATAAAGAAGCGCTGCTTGCGCATGAGTTAGGAGAGAAGAATTAA
- the glgD gene encoding glucose-1-phosphate adenylyltransferase subunit GlgD, with protein sequence MKTDLLGVINLSGEEGFFKELTEHRNLAAVPFAGRYRLIDFTLTNMVQNEIANIGVFTLEKYRAMMDHLGSGKEWDLDRSNGGLYIFPPALSQDAHEFRGDLSNFHLHRDFFLRSKENYVVISGSNILSAVDYRDVLREHKASNADITVVYTKRDLPCNYCRPIRFSEQNRVTAIGSRGYEPSDETFYMETVVLSKNLFVRLVDEAIGRGEYDLLQSIIRSQLNRLHVHGYEYTGTSQVIHSLRSYYRESMLLLEQWGAINDFQHVYTKIKHEPPTRYLPGSTIKNSLVANGCKLEGTATDSILFRGVKVGKHARIKNSIIMQKSVIEEGAVVEYAILDKEVTVKRGQVIRGTAEEPIVIKKQTIV encoded by the coding sequence ATGAAAACAGATTTATTAGGAGTCATCAATCTGAGCGGTGAAGAAGGATTCTTTAAAGAATTGACGGAACACCGCAACTTGGCTGCCGTACCATTCGCAGGTCGTTACCGACTCATCGATTTCACGTTGACGAACATGGTTCAAAATGAGATTGCGAATATCGGTGTCTTTACACTTGAAAAATACCGCGCCATGATGGATCATCTTGGATCCGGCAAAGAGTGGGACTTGGACCGGTCAAACGGCGGATTATACATCTTCCCGCCGGCTTTATCACAAGATGCCCATGAATTCCGTGGGGATCTATCAAACTTCCATTTACACCGCGACTTCTTTTTACGCAGTAAAGAGAACTATGTCGTGATTTCAGGATCAAACATTTTATCCGCTGTTGATTATCGTGATGTGTTACGTGAACATAAAGCGTCCAATGCTGATATTACAGTCGTTTATACAAAGCGCGACTTGCCTTGTAACTACTGCCGTCCGATTCGTTTCAGTGAACAAAACCGTGTGACGGCAATTGGTTCACGTGGATATGAACCATCGGATGAGACGTTCTACATGGAAACAGTTGTCCTGTCAAAAAACTTGTTCGTCCGTCTCGTTGACGAAGCAATTGGCCGCGGGGAATATGATTTGTTGCAAAGCATCATTCGTTCTCAATTAAACCGACTTCATGTCCATGGTTATGAGTACACAGGTACATCGCAAGTGATTCATTCCCTTCGTTCGTACTACCGTGAAAGCATGTTGTTACTCGAACAATGGGGAGCAATCAATGACTTCCAGCATGTCTACACGAAAATCAAGCATGAACCACCGACTCGCTACTTACCAGGATCGACAATCAAGAATTCACTTGTCGCGAACGGATGTAAGTTAGAGGGGACGGCAACGGACAGCATCCTCTTCCGTGGTGTCAAAGTCGGAAAACATGCGCGTATTAAAAACTCGATCATCATGCAAAAATCAGTCATCGAAGAAGGCGCAGTCGTTGAATACGCGATCCTTGACAAAGAGGTAACAGTGAAACGCGGACAAGTCATCCGTGGAACGGCTGAAGAACCGATTGTCATCAAGAAACAAACAATCGTTTAA
- a CDS encoding glucose-1-phosphate adenylyltransferase has translation MAKKNVVAMLLAGGEGKRLGALTKHTAKPAVAFGGKYRIIDFPLSNCTNSGIDTVGVLTQYEPLELNRYLGIGSAWDLDRRNGGLTILPPYQAQNGKNWYEGTANAIYRNMSYINQYDPDYVLVLSGDHIYKMDYEKMIEEHRQGGADVTISVREVPWEEAPRFGILNTDEDLRINEFEEKPENPKSNLASMGIYVFNWDILKRHLIQDAGDAESSFDFGKNIIPNMLFENLNIRAYKFKGYWKDVGTIQSLWEANMDLLAADPEFDLYEPSWKVHSVNPNQQPQYIGNNASIDTSIINEGCHIEGEINHSVLFYGVDVAEGSLVKDSVIFPNVKIGKDVTIHRAILADGVVVEDGATIGTPNGEVFVIEANSIIPKNEVIKEAIQ, from the coding sequence ATGGCTAAAAAGAATGTCGTCGCGATGTTGCTTGCTGGCGGAGAAGGAAAACGTCTAGGAGCACTTACGAAACACACTGCAAAACCAGCGGTCGCGTTTGGAGGGAAATATCGGATTATCGATTTCCCGTTATCCAACTGTACGAACTCAGGAATCGACACAGTAGGAGTCTTGACGCAATACGAACCACTTGAACTAAACCGCTATCTTGGAATCGGAAGTGCCTGGGATCTTGACCGCCGTAACGGTGGATTAACGATCCTGCCACCATACCAAGCCCAAAACGGGAAAAACTGGTATGAAGGAACGGCGAATGCCATCTACCGTAATATGAGTTACATCAACCAATACGATCCAGATTATGTGCTTGTATTGTCAGGGGATCACATCTACAAGATGGATTACGAAAAAATGATCGAGGAACATCGTCAAGGGGGAGCAGACGTCACGATTTCTGTTCGAGAAGTACCTTGGGAAGAGGCACCGCGCTTCGGTATCCTGAATACGGACGAAGATCTTCGAATCAATGAATTTGAAGAAAAACCGGAAAATCCGAAATCGAACCTGGCTTCGATGGGGATTTACGTCTTTAACTGGGATATCTTGAAACGTCATTTGATTCAAGATGCCGGGGACGCAGAATCAAGCTTTGACTTCGGGAAAAATATCATTCCGAACATGTTATTTGAAAACTTAAACATTCGTGCCTACAAATTCAAGGGATATTGGAAAGACGTCGGAACAATCCAATCGCTTTGGGAAGCCAACATGGACTTACTTGCAGCGGATCCGGAGTTCGACTTGTACGAACCGTCTTGGAAAGTACATTCTGTCAATCCAAACCAACAACCACAATATATCGGGAACAATGCTTCGATTGATACTTCAATCATCAACGAAGGATGCCACATCGAAGGCGAAATCAATCATTCGGTTCTCTTTTACGGCGTTGACGTCGCAGAAGGTTCACTTGTGAAGGATTCGGTCATCTTCCCGAACGTCAAGATCGGTAAAGACGTTACGATTCACCGGGCGATTCTCGCAGACGGTGTCGTCGTAGAAGACGGGGCAACAATCGGAACACCGAACGGCGAAGTCTTCGTTATCGAAGCGAACAGTATCATTCCAAAAAACGAAGTCATCAAAGAAGCGATCCAATAA
- a CDS encoding DUF5366 family protein: MRTNVYLLSYAPLISILLFSTSLAIATSELALTWLNDVGVYDELLQILSARNTKLLVWLGFLIIYFMIFSSLKLISDTINQLGFAFFIKEQVGTTLSMLRPGSILLLIGGCISFAFMTSFPLVCLVLASSFLIYFFFYVFQISKMTSSAGAIGLVVFLFLAWGLLLAGLTWVGLSLFNSLGQAVLFPK; the protein is encoded by the coding sequence ATGCGGACGAACGTCTACTTATTAAGTTATGCCCCGCTGATCAGCATCCTGCTGTTCAGTACGTCTCTTGCGATTGCTACATCAGAGCTTGCACTGACATGGTTAAATGACGTCGGGGTATACGACGAGCTACTACAAATACTTAGTGCACGTAACACGAAGTTACTCGTATGGCTCGGCTTTTTAATCATTTATTTCATGATTTTCAGTTCGCTGAAACTGATTTCAGATACGATTAATCAGCTTGGGTTTGCGTTTTTCATCAAAGAACAGGTGGGAACGACTTTGAGCATGTTACGTCCCGGCAGTATCCTCCTGTTGATCGGAGGATGCATCAGTTTTGCATTCATGACATCGTTTCCGTTGGTTTGTCTCGTACTGGCCAGTTCTTTTTTAATCTATTTTTTCTTTTACGTTTTTCAAATCAGTAAAATGACCTCATCTGCAGGAGCCATCGGATTAGTCGTATTTCTTTTTTTGGCGTGGGGCCTGTTACTGGCCGGACTGACCTGGGTCGGACTAAGTTTGTTCAATTCGCTTGGACAAGCCGTCTTGTTCCCGAAATAA
- a CDS encoding transglycosylase domain-containing protein, whose product MRITTGYALVLALAFSLVLTLFSVRNQLDLAQDLFSWADQKTTDRPLASYQPITVTYQKERLELYDGLRRDDLMASALPPKVEQAFIAIEDRRFYQHDGYDITGILRAFTENQSGDSKGQGGSTITQQLARMTYLSTEKTYTRKIKEILIAMELEQKYSKKELLTAYVNQAYFANNIYGIELAAKSYLGKHAKDLSWAEVSYLAAIPNNPSLYNPLRFPNNTSKRQQRILKALQQTEDIPNKVSKQSVNVSFHKPTIRYPDYIDASVSEAIRQTAASKNLSVSQAEQYLHQHGAVIQTYLDPAEQTRAKKAIQQLPQPLEGAYVGIDGETRGVTALVGNKSNVPGQLNRAVQSYRQPGSTLKPLLVYGPYLEKTKKTLTSRLDGSPVCFDGYCPQNSSNRILGSVTIADAIAYSYNTPALRAFAVSFNEGLKTIRPFRFSQWTEEDNSYNSALGGLKYGVSPLELTNAYTTFVNDGLYSPSSMIRTITTDQGTLYRHSMTTDRIWSSRTNQLLRKGLHNVMTYGTGRLGYDPTPAYIGGKTGTTNENKDMWFVGIKNQHVGGIWLGADIPRAFPNEANGTLQVRTWASIVR is encoded by the coding sequence ATGAGAATCACGACCGGATATGCTTTAGTCTTGGCTTTAGCTTTTAGTTTAGTACTAACACTTTTTTCAGTTCGTAATCAGTTGGATCTTGCCCAGGATTTGTTCAGTTGGGCAGATCAAAAGACGACTGATCGTCCCCTTGCTTCCTATCAACCGATTACTGTCACGTATCAAAAAGAGCGCCTTGAACTCTATGACGGGTTACGTCGAGATGATTTGATGGCAAGTGCTTTACCACCAAAGGTCGAGCAAGCTTTCATCGCGATTGAAGACCGACGATTTTATCAACACGATGGCTATGATATCACCGGTATTTTGCGAGCGTTTACAGAAAATCAGTCCGGTGACAGTAAAGGTCAAGGCGGAAGTACCATCACCCAGCAACTGGCACGAATGACGTATCTTTCCACAGAGAAAACCTATACTAGAAAAATAAAAGAAATTTTAATTGCAATGGAATTGGAACAAAAATATTCTAAAAAAGAGCTTTTAACAGCGTATGTCAATCAAGCCTACTTTGCCAATAATATTTATGGCATTGAGCTCGCAGCGAAATCTTATCTTGGAAAACATGCAAAAGATTTAAGTTGGGCGGAAGTCAGTTATTTGGCTGCGATTCCAAACAATCCGTCCCTTTACAATCCATTACGGTTTCCGAACAATACGAGCAAACGTCAACAACGTATTTTAAAGGCCTTGCAACAGACAGAGGACATCCCAAACAAAGTCTCGAAGCAGTCCGTTAACGTTTCGTTTCATAAGCCGACCATCCGGTATCCCGATTACATCGATGCCAGCGTGTCGGAAGCAATCCGCCAAACAGCTGCTTCAAAAAATTTGAGCGTGTCACAGGCTGAACAGTATTTACATCAGCACGGTGCTGTCATTCAGACGTATCTTGATCCCGCAGAACAGACTCGGGCCAAAAAAGCAATTCAACAACTCCCCCAACCGCTTGAAGGCGCTTACGTCGGAATCGACGGGGAAACACGCGGTGTGACGGCACTTGTCGGCAATAAATCCAATGTGCCGGGTCAGCTCAATCGGGCGGTTCAGTCCTACCGCCAACCCGGATCAACATTGAAACCATTACTTGTTTATGGTCCCTATCTTGAAAAGACGAAAAAAACATTAACGAGCCGATTGGACGGAAGCCCGGTTTGTTTTGACGGGTATTGTCCGCAAAACAGCAGCAACCGGATTCTCGGAAGCGTAACGATTGCCGATGCGATTGCTTACTCCTATAATACACCGGCCTTACGCGCTTTTGCTGTATCGTTCAATGAAGGGTTGAAAACCATCCGACCGTTCCGGTTCAGTCAATGGACCGAGGAAGATAATTCATACAACAGTGCGCTGGGCGGATTGAAATACGGTGTCAGTCCACTCGAATTGACGAATGCCTACACGACGTTCGTCAATGACGGACTCTATAGTCCATCCTCGATGATCCGCACCATCACGACGGATCAAGGCACACTTTACCGGCATTCGATGACAACGGACCGGATCTGGTCAAGTCGAACAAACCAGTTACTGCGCAAAGGGCTCCACAACGTCATGACGTATGGTACAGGACGATTGGGTTATGATCCAACCCCTGCCTATATCGGAGGCAAAACCGGTACGACAAACGAAAATAAAGACATGTGGTTTGTCGGTATAAAAAACCAACACGTCGGGGGAATCTGGCTTGGGGCGGATATTCCCCGTGCCTTCCCGAACGAAGCGAACGGTACATTACAGGTCAGGACGTGGGCTTCGATCGTCCGATGA
- the trmL gene encoding tRNA (uridine(34)/cytosine(34)/5-carboxymethylaminomethyluridine(34)-2'-O)-methyltransferase TrmL — translation MAIHVVMYQPEIPQNTGNISRTCAATHSVLHLIRPLGFSTDDKQLKRAGLDYWEFVDVRYHDSLEELWDKHPDGTFYYITKYGEKYPSQVDLSNVEEDYFFVFGRETKGLPLNVIDENLDRCIRLPQSNLVRSLNVSNTAAIIVYEALRQQGYANLL, via the coding sequence ATGGCTATTCACGTCGTCATGTATCAACCAGAAATTCCACAAAATACAGGTAACATTTCACGGACATGCGCAGCGACGCATTCAGTCTTACATTTAATTCGGCCACTTGGATTTTCAACGGATGATAAACAGTTGAAACGGGCAGGTCTTGATTACTGGGAGTTCGTTGATGTAAGATATCATGATTCGTTGGAAGAGTTATGGGATAAACATCCGGATGGGACGTTCTACTATATCACGAAGTATGGCGAAAAATATCCAAGCCAAGTGGATTTGTCAAACGTTGAAGAAGACTACTTTTTCGTTTTCGGACGCGAAACGAAAGGATTGCCGTTAAACGTCATCGATGAGAATCTGGATCGTTGTATCCGCCTTCCGCAATCGAATCTTGTTCGTTCGCTCAATGTCTCGAACACAGCGGCAATCATCGTTTATGAAGCACTGCGGCAACAAGGATATGCGAATCTTCTGTAA